Proteins encoded in a region of the Scomber scombrus chromosome 16, fScoSco1.1, whole genome shotgun sequence genome:
- the LOC133995953 gene encoding uncharacterized protein LOC133995953 → MKTTIGRLRAPTHTAAMSVQKSLQSFSLQYTYPKCPEPKHITDMDPSQNTVEDLMLRICHLESIGSSKGVCLYTVDGMPLTDDPFFNTWSLEDRHIKSGDVIYAIFTPKENLNASPQNTTRPLTETSRKDTVRCHVMLKGDFEVKVNLATDTISDLKNKLANESGIPAHVLHYKGGDGGVNALESCGISEGTIVHFSLSSFAEKVPDTTEFFSNDVVPSVQQTPKGISVFLSSLYVIKNQPTVLSHKNLIGYIRKLTGCNPLAQSLYQLLMKNRFLSRTQKIAVVEGLYTLFRELLPKLGSKRGEKIIEDLDVFENSTYCWAFLMTEAKIETADHEDYAPVSLMSEDNKRFFDPVTIPGVPGVLEKAFHIDTEKTFGNMAEELKELPQLNVTPPLLLKDLGFLGPNLVFLSADNLGVYMHKDKATPAMIKVYDCLAGKVKDVDVDELAAKTGDHRDDQSLDTTRTPKEAILVLIDTSSSMSEVCYESVEIQKIHAVKELFDNFATRSMAYDFHHVIGLVKFDSTVTTLHTFTETLEKFKS, encoded by the exons ATGAAAACCACCATTGGCAGACTGAGAGctccaacacacacagctgcaatgTCTGTGCAGAAGTCATTACAGTCATTCTCTCTGCAGTACACATATCCCAAATGTCCTGAACCGAAACATATCACAG ATATGGATCCATCACAAAACACAGTTGAAGATCTGATGTTGAGGATCTGTCACCTTGAAAGTATTGGTTCTTCCAAAGGTGTCTGCCTCTACACAGTGGACGGGATGCCCTTGACTGATGATCCCTTCTTCAACACAT GGTCTTTAGAGGATAGACACATTAAAAGTGGAGATGTAATCTATGCTATATTTACACCAAAGGAGAACCTGAATGCATCTCCTCAAAATACAACCAGACCACTTACGGAAACCTCCAGAAAGGATACAGTTCGGTGCCATGTCATGCTCAAG GGAGACTTCGAGGTGAAGGTAAATTTGGCAACTGACACAATCTCTGATTTGAAGAACAAGCTTGCGAATGAAAGTGGAATCCCAGCACACGTTCTTCATTACAA AGGTGGAGATGGTGGTGTCAACGCATTAGAAAGTTGTGGAATCTCAGAAGGGACAATAGTCCACTTCTCACTGTCCTCATTTGCTGAGAAGGTTCCAGACACCACTGAGTTCTTCAGTAATGATGTTGTGCCTTCTGTGCAGCAAACTCCCAAAGGAATCAGTGTGTTCTTGTCCTCACTTTATGTCATT AAAAACCAACCTACTGTGCTTTCACACAAGAATTTGATTGGCTACATACGAAAACTTACAGGATGTAACCCTCTGGCTCAGAGTTTGTATCAGTTACTCATGAAGAATCGATTCCTATCCAGGACTCAAAAG ATTGCAGTGGTTGAAGGTCTGTACACACTCTTTAGGGAACTTTTGCCAAAGCTTGGATCAAAACGAGGTGAAAAGATCATTGAGGACCTTGATGTCTTTGAGAATTCCACATACTGCTGGGCATTTCTCATGACAGAAGCAAAG ataGAGACAGCAGACCATGAAGACTACGCACCAGTTTCTCTGATGTCTGAAGACAACAAGCGTTTCTTTGATCCAGTCACTATACCTGGAGTACCAGGTGTCCTGGAAAAAGC CTTTCACATAGATACTGAGAAGACTTTTGGAAACATGGCAGAGGAACTGAAAGAACTCCCTCAACTCAATGTAACTCCACCGCTGCTTCTGAAGGACCTGGGATTTCTAGGGCCAAATCTTGTTTTCTTGAGTGCAG ACAACCTTGGTGTTTATATGCACAAAGACAAGGCAACACCTGCAATGATTAAGGTGTATGATTGTCTGGCTGGCAAAGTCAAAGATGTTGATGTGGATGAACTAGCAGCAAA AACTGGTGACCATAGAGACGATCAATCCCTTGACACAACCAGGACTCCAAAAGAAGCTATTCTG GTGCTGATAGATACAAGCTCATCAATGTCTGAGGTATGCTATGAAAGTGTGGAAATACAGAAAATCCATGCTGTAAAAGAGCTTTTTGACAACTTTGCAACACGGAGCATGGCTTATGATTTCCATCATGTCATTGGACTTGTGAAGTTTGACTCTACAGTGACAACACTCCACACATTTACAGAAACGCTTGAAAAGT